In Chanodichthys erythropterus isolate Z2021 chromosome 18, ASM2448905v1, whole genome shotgun sequence, the following are encoded in one genomic region:
- the pacc1 gene encoding proton-activated chloride channel isoform X1: protein MLGRDTSRSYQEFNGEDCAGPLGSYQNNDVSEVEHDEASCDPLPDEDAVDGNLMPIGFNKACLKNVFIVILVLIYLLLTTVAVFLAYQTISDFMEKLNHPVMSVSYKEVEEFSAPGIALYPGKAQLLSCMHHYHDNIPPLVASGGLEEGNCITEEVIYHGPYSNQTQKRAVVVRGPTDVRNRELIFLQFSRNETEEDFSAISYMIFASFNDMLKSSDKAAFMMDCERNYSMWTFSGGFRTWVKMSLVKTSGRGNESVEFRQESSVVKYIDKRPPLEQANELFFVVFQWRDPFIQQVKDIVTANPWNTIAILCGVFMALFKAADFAKLSIKWMIKIRKRHLRAKMRELDQIS, encoded by the exons ATGCTGGGGAGAGACACATCTCGATCTTATCAGGAG TTCAATGGCGAGGATTGTGCTGGGCCACTTGGGTCTTACCAGAACAATGATGTTTCTGAAGTGGAGCATGATGAAGCCAGCTGTGACCCTTTACCAG ATGAGGATGCTGTGGATGGCAATCTAATGCCCATTGGTTTCAACAAAGCTTGCCTGAAGAATGTTTTCATAGTCATCCTTGTCCTTATTTACTTGCTGCTCACGACGGTGGCTGTGTTCTTGGCCTACCAAACCATTTCAGACTTCATGGAGAAACTCAACCATCCAGTGATGTCTGTTTCATACAAAGAAGTTGAAGAGTTTTCTGCACCAG GAATTGCTTTGTATCCTGGGAAGGCGCAGTTATTAAGTTGCATGCATCACTATCATGACAACATTCCACCTCTTGTTGCATCGGGTGGACTAGAGGAAGGAAACTGTATAACAGAGGAGGTCATTTACCATGGGCCATATTCAAACCAGACGCAA AAGCGAGCTGTAGTAGTCAGAGGGCCGACTGATGTTAGGAACCGGGAACTTATATTCCTTCAGTTCAGTCGGAATGAAACGGAGGAGGATTTCAGCGCTATCAGTTACATGATTTTTGCCTCATTCAATGACATGCTTAAAAG CTCAGATAAAGCAGCTTTTATGATGGATTGTGAAAGGAACTACTCCATGTGGACCTTCTCTGGAGGCTTTCGGACATGGGTcaaaatgtctttggtcaaGACGTCAGGCAGAGGAAATGAATCAGTTGAATTTAGACAGGAG TCCAGTGTGGTGAAGTACATCGACAAGAGGCCGCCACTGGAGCAAGCCAATGAGCTTTTCTTTGTTGTCTTCCAATGGCGAGATCCATTTATACAACAAGTTAAAGAT ATAGTCACAGCAAACCCGTGGAACACTATAGCCATATTGTGTGGCGTCTTCATGGCtctatttaaagctgcagactTTGCCAAACTCAGCATTAAGTGGATGATCAAAATCCGTAAAAGACACTTAAGGGCAAAAATGAGAGAACTTGACCAAATTAGCTAA
- the pacc1 gene encoding proton-activated chloride channel isoform X2, producing MPIGFNKACLKNVFIVILVLIYLLLTTVAVFLAYQTISDFMEKLNHPVMSVSYKEVEEFSAPGIALYPGKAQLLSCMHHYHDNIPPLVASGGLEEGNCITEEVIYHGPYSNQTQKRAVVVRGPTDVRNRELIFLQFSRNETEEDFSAISYMIFASFNDMLKSSDKAAFMMDCERNYSMWTFSGGFRTWVKMSLVKTSGRGNESVEFRQESSVVKYIDKRPPLEQANELFFVVFQWRDPFIQQVKDIVTANPWNTIAILCGVFMALFKAADFAKLSIKWMIKIRKRHLRAKMRELDQIS from the exons ATGCCCATTGGTTTCAACAAAGCTTGCCTGAAGAATGTTTTCATAGTCATCCTTGTCCTTATTTACTTGCTGCTCACGACGGTGGCTGTGTTCTTGGCCTACCAAACCATTTCAGACTTCATGGAGAAACTCAACCATCCAGTGATGTCTGTTTCATACAAAGAAGTTGAAGAGTTTTCTGCACCAG GAATTGCTTTGTATCCTGGGAAGGCGCAGTTATTAAGTTGCATGCATCACTATCATGACAACATTCCACCTCTTGTTGCATCGGGTGGACTAGAGGAAGGAAACTGTATAACAGAGGAGGTCATTTACCATGGGCCATATTCAAACCAGACGCAA AAGCGAGCTGTAGTAGTCAGAGGGCCGACTGATGTTAGGAACCGGGAACTTATATTCCTTCAGTTCAGTCGGAATGAAACGGAGGAGGATTTCAGCGCTATCAGTTACATGATTTTTGCCTCATTCAATGACATGCTTAAAAG CTCAGATAAAGCAGCTTTTATGATGGATTGTGAAAGGAACTACTCCATGTGGACCTTCTCTGGAGGCTTTCGGACATGGGTcaaaatgtctttggtcaaGACGTCAGGCAGAGGAAATGAATCAGTTGAATTTAGACAGGAG TCCAGTGTGGTGAAGTACATCGACAAGAGGCCGCCACTGGAGCAAGCCAATGAGCTTTTCTTTGTTGTCTTCCAATGGCGAGATCCATTTATACAACAAGTTAAAGAT ATAGTCACAGCAAACCCGTGGAACACTATAGCCATATTGTGTGGCGTCTTCATGGCtctatttaaagctgcagactTTGCCAAACTCAGCATTAAGTGGATGATCAAAATCCGTAAAAGACACTTAAGGGCAAAAATGAGAGAACTTGACCAAATTAGCTAA